The Paraburkholderia sp. SOS3 genome includes a region encoding these proteins:
- a CDS encoding nitrile hydratase accessory protein gives MTTTAAAHAGSGESSDLLMHLPELPRDGNAPVFSAPWEAAAFAMTLALYRRGVFTWAEWAAYLHDAIRDAQSAGDPDRGDTYYRHWLSALERIAAAKGCVTPAGLLARRDAWDRAARRTPHGQPIEL, from the coding sequence ATGACAACGACAGCCGCTGCACATGCAGGGTCGGGCGAATCGTCGGACCTGCTCATGCACCTGCCGGAATTGCCGCGCGACGGCAACGCCCCCGTGTTCAGCGCGCCGTGGGAAGCGGCGGCGTTTGCGATGACGCTCGCGCTCTATCGCCGCGGCGTTTTCACATGGGCCGAGTGGGCCGCGTATCTGCACGACGCGATTCGCGACGCGCAATCGGCCGGCGACCCCGATCGCGGCGACACGTACTACCGGCACTGGCTGAGCGCGCTCGAGCGCATCGCCGCGGCGAAAGGCTGCGTGACGCCCGCAGGATTGCTGGCGCGGCGCGACGCATGGGATCGGGCCGCGCGCCGCACGCCGCATGGCCAGCCCATCGAACTGTGA
- the nthB gene encoding nitrile hydratase subunit beta codes for MNGAHDMGGMQSFGPVQPERDEPIFHADWEPRVLALTLAMGATGTWNIDMSRAARESLPPAQYLADTYYEIWFEGLCKLLIEHGLATAEEIEAGKPAGPPARVKRVLEAAQVRPTLSRGFPYDRPMADPARFVAGDAVRTREMNPATHTRLPRYCRGKRGEIVAVRGAHVFPDAHAIGQGEQPRWLYTVRFAAAELWGDDTSAASVCVDCWEPYLEPAGAHGQEH; via the coding sequence ATGAACGGCGCACACGACATGGGCGGCATGCAGAGCTTCGGCCCTGTGCAGCCCGAGCGCGACGAGCCGATCTTCCACGCGGACTGGGAGCCGCGCGTGCTTGCGCTGACGCTCGCGATGGGCGCGACAGGCACGTGGAATATCGACATGTCGCGCGCCGCGCGCGAAAGTCTGCCGCCCGCGCAATACCTGGCCGATACGTACTACGAGATCTGGTTCGAGGGCCTTTGCAAGCTGCTGATCGAACACGGCCTCGCCACTGCGGAAGAAATCGAGGCGGGCAAGCCGGCAGGGCCGCCCGCGCGCGTCAAGCGCGTGCTTGAGGCAGCGCAAGTGCGCCCGACTTTGTCGCGCGGCTTTCCATACGACAGGCCGATGGCCGATCCGGCGCGCTTTGTCGCAGGCGACGCGGTGCGCACGCGTGAAATGAATCCGGCGACGCATACGCGCTTGCCGCGCTATTGCCGCGGCAAGCGCGGCGAAATCGTCGCGGTGCGCGGCGCGCATGTGTTTCCCGATGCACATGCGATCGGGCAGGGCGAGCAGCCGCGCTGGCTTTATACCGTGCGCTTCGCGGCGGCGGAACTGTGGGGCGACGATACGAGCGCCGCATCGGTGTGCGTCGACTGCTGGGAACCGTACCTCGAACCCGCGGGCGCGCATGGACAGGAACACTGA
- a CDS encoding 2-hydroxy-3-oxopropionate reductase yields MAKAGFIGLGIMGTPMAANLIKGGHTLFLHSRSGVPDELVKQGGKACASPAEVAREAEIVFLMVPDTPHVEAVLFGDNGVASTLGKGKTVVDMSSISPIATKGFAKRINDLGSDYLDAPVSGGEVGAKAASLTIMIGGPQPVFDKVKPLFELMGKNITLVGNNGDGQTAKVANQIIVALNIQAVAEALLFASKAGADPAKVREALMGGFASSRVLEVHGERMIKRTFNPGFRINLHQKDIGLANEGAKALGVSLPNTGAMQQLMNACMALGFGELDHSALCQAIETLSAHRIAG; encoded by the coding sequence ATGGCAAAAGCTGGCTTTATTGGACTCGGCATCATGGGCACGCCGATGGCGGCCAACCTGATCAAAGGCGGCCACACGCTCTTTCTGCACAGCCGCTCAGGCGTACCCGACGAGCTCGTCAAACAAGGCGGCAAGGCGTGCGCATCGCCCGCCGAAGTCGCGCGCGAAGCGGAAATCGTTTTCCTGATGGTGCCCGATACGCCGCATGTCGAGGCCGTGCTGTTCGGCGACAACGGCGTCGCGTCGACGCTCGGCAAGGGCAAGACCGTCGTCGACATGAGTTCGATTTCGCCGATCGCCACCAAAGGCTTCGCAAAGCGTATCAACGACCTCGGCAGCGACTATCTCGACGCGCCTGTATCGGGCGGCGAAGTCGGCGCGAAAGCCGCGTCGCTGACGATCATGATCGGCGGTCCGCAGCCGGTGTTCGACAAGGTCAAGCCACTGTTCGAACTGATGGGCAAGAACATCACGCTCGTCGGCAACAACGGCGATGGCCAGACGGCGAAGGTCGCGAATCAGATCATCGTGGCGCTGAACATTCAGGCCGTGGCCGAAGCGCTGCTGTTCGCCTCGAAAGCCGGCGCCGATCCGGCGAAGGTGCGCGAAGCGCTGATGGGCGGTTTCGCATCGTCGCGCGTGCTCGAGGTGCACGGCGAACGCATGATCAAGCGCACGTTCAACCCGGGCTTCCGAATCAATCTGCATCAGAAGGACATCGGTCTCGCGAACGAAGGCGCGAAAGCGCTCGGCGTTTCGCTGCCCAACACCGGCGCGATGCAGCAGTTGATGAACGCATGCATGGCGCTCGGCTTCGGCGAGCTCGACCACTCGGCGCTGTGCCAGGCAATCGAAACGTTGTCCGCGCATCGAATCGCCGGGTGA
- a CDS encoding GntP family permease, which yields MHLTATFTPWSAHDTRLIFSCALGLVLIIVFISALKLAPFLSILVGTFAAGFSAGLPLEAVASAFSKGAGALLGDIGIIIALGAMLGALMADSGAADRLVTTILDLSTPRRLPWMMALVAIIIGLPLFFEVGLVMMVPIIFVMARRAQQPILRIAIPALAGMTTLHALLPPHPGPLIAVGALHADLGLTLGLGLIVAIPAVILAGPVYGGWLAKRMQIAEPDEMGKLFRSETASSALPGFAISLITILLPVVLMLGRTVAKLALEPNTLAHDALDFLGEPLVALGLTVLFAIVALGWSRGMPRERVGGILRKSLPPIAALLLTIGAGGGLKQTLVVAGISTTIGKIALGAHLPLLVLAWLIAVALRQATGSATVATTATAGIVAPVVTGLSVTHNSLLALAIGAGSVFFCHVNDAGFWMVREYFGLQLKQTVFVWSILQTIVSVVGLVLTLALWSVLT from the coding sequence GTGCACCTTACAGCTACCTTTACCCCCTGGTCCGCGCACGATACACGCCTGATTTTCTCGTGCGCTTTGGGCCTCGTGCTCATCATCGTTTTTATCAGTGCGCTAAAACTTGCGCCGTTCCTGTCGATTCTCGTCGGCACGTTCGCGGCCGGCTTTAGCGCAGGCTTGCCGCTCGAAGCAGTGGCGAGCGCATTCAGTAAAGGCGCAGGCGCGCTGCTCGGCGACATCGGCATCATCATCGCGCTCGGTGCGATGCTCGGTGCGCTGATGGCCGATTCGGGCGCGGCCGATCGCCTCGTCACCACGATCCTCGATCTGTCGACGCCACGCCGGCTGCCGTGGATGATGGCGCTCGTCGCGATCATCATCGGCCTGCCGCTGTTCTTCGAAGTCGGCCTCGTGATGATGGTGCCGATCATCTTCGTGATGGCGCGCCGCGCGCAGCAGCCGATCCTGCGCATCGCGATTCCCGCGCTCGCCGGCATGACGACGCTGCATGCGCTGCTGCCGCCGCATCCGGGACCGCTGATCGCAGTCGGCGCGCTGCATGCGGATCTCGGTCTTACGCTAGGCCTCGGCCTGATCGTCGCGATTCCGGCTGTGATTCTCGCGGGACCCGTCTACGGCGGCTGGCTCGCGAAACGCATGCAGATCGCCGAGCCCGACGAGATGGGCAAGCTGTTCCGCTCCGAAACGGCGTCGTCCGCGTTGCCCGGCTTTGCGATCTCGCTCATCACGATTTTGTTGCCCGTCGTGCTGATGCTTGGACGCACCGTGGCAAAGCTTGCGCTCGAGCCGAACACGCTCGCCCACGACGCGCTCGATTTCCTCGGCGAGCCGCTTGTCGCACTCGGCCTCACCGTGCTTTTCGCGATCGTGGCGCTCGGCTGGTCGCGCGGCATGCCGCGCGAGCGCGTGGGCGGCATTCTGCGCAAAAGCCTGCCGCCGATCGCCGCGCTGCTGCTCACGATCGGTGCGGGCGGCGGCCTGAAACAGACGCTCGTCGTCGCGGGCATCAGTACGACGATCGGCAAGATCGCGCTCGGCGCTCATCTGCCGCTGCTCGTGCTCGCCTGGCTCATCGCTGTCGCATTACGCCAGGCCACGGGCTCCGCCACGGTCGCAACCACGGCCACTGCGGGTATCGTCGCGCCCGTGGTGACGGGGCTGTCAGTCACGCACAACTCGCTGCTCGCGCTTGCGATCGGCGCGGGCTCGGTCTTCTTCTGCCATGTGAACGACGCGGGATTCTGGATGGTCCGCGAGTATTTCGGACTCCAGTTGAAGCAGACGGTTTTCGTCTGGTCGATTTTGCAGACCATCGTATCCGTCGTCGGTCTCGTGCTGACGCTCGCGTTATGGAGCGTGCTGACCTGA